The sequence GCCGGTCTTTTTAGGAAGTAAAAAAGAGATAAACCAGCTTATTGAGTTTATAAAATGATCTATTTTGCAGTGATGCTTGGAGGGGCTTTTGGAGCACTTTTAAGATATTTAGTTTCAACCGCTGTAAATAAGCACTTAGGTCTTTCTTTTCCTGCAGGAACTTTGATTGTAAATGTTTTAGGTTCTTTTGTGCTTGTGTTTTTTACTGTCCTTTCTATTGAAAAACTGTCAATAGACCCTGTTTGGAGGATATTTTTTGCAGTAGGGTTTTTAGGTGCATTTACAACCTTTTCCACTTTTTCCTACGAAACGATAGCCCTTTTTCAAGATGGAGAGTATATTAAAGCTGTGTTAAATATTTTGCTGAACAATTTTCTTTCATTGTCAGCCGGTGTTGCTGGTTTGATTACAGCAAGAATACTAATTTAGAGGATCAGATGAAAATAGAAGGAGAAGCCTACCTGCTTAGGATATTTTTAGGTGAAAATGACAGAGTGGACGGTAAACTTGCCTACAAAAAGATCGTTGAGGTATTAAGGGAAAATGACATAGCTGGTGCGACTGTGCTTCGGGGGATATTAGGTTATGGGGCATCTTCAAGGATCCATTCTGCAGGACTTTTAACCCTGTCTGGAGATCTGCCTATAGTT is a genomic window of Persephonella sp. containing:
- a CDS encoding DUF190 domain-containing protein, with the protein product MKIEGEAYLLRIFLGENDRVDGKLAYKKIVEVLRENDIAGATVLRGILGYGASSRIHSAGLLTLSGDLPIVIEAVDKKEKIESIIPKIEGFIKRGLITLEKVRVIKYV
- the crcB gene encoding fluoride efflux transporter CrcB, yielding MIYFAVMLGGAFGALLRYLVSTAVNKHLGLSFPAGTLIVNVLGSFVLVFFTVLSIEKLSIDPVWRIFFAVGFLGAFTTFSTFSYETIALFQDGEYIKAVLNILLNNFLSLSAGVAGLITARILI